In Haloarcula sp. H-GB4, a single genomic region encodes these proteins:
- a CDS encoding transcription initiation factor IIB family protein has protein sequence MASSDIYERGFDESSGRTIAADTCPECGGALETDGGEITCQDCAVVIEGCRLDRRGPRTFPDDDTSKARTGAPLTEARHDRGLSTEIGHKTDANGNALPAKKQRQLNRLRREHSRARWRSKAERNLATGLSEIARIASELELADSLREQASSLFRTAQDNDLLIGRSIESIAAASVYAICRLNETTRTLAEVAAVTPVGVGCVENGYRTLNRKLALPVPPQSPIAFIPSVADEFELPAQVEQRAREFAARAHDEGVSSGTHPAGFGAACLAVAASSMADPPTQLALADAADVSAATVRNHRDRLTAFLTDDE, from the coding sequence ATGGCTTCCAGCGATATCTACGAACGTGGCTTCGATGAATCGAGTGGTCGAACGATTGCTGCGGATACCTGCCCGGAGTGTGGTGGGGCCCTCGAAACGGACGGTGGAGAAATCACCTGTCAGGACTGTGCCGTCGTCATCGAGGGTTGCCGACTTGACCGACGTGGTCCTCGGACATTCCCCGATGACGATACGTCGAAAGCACGAACAGGTGCGCCACTCACAGAGGCACGGCACGATCGAGGGCTCTCAACGGAAATCGGTCACAAGACGGATGCAAACGGGAATGCGCTTCCAGCAAAGAAACAGCGTCAGCTCAATCGGCTCCGTCGTGAGCACTCAAGAGCACGGTGGCGCTCGAAAGCCGAACGGAATCTCGCCACTGGACTCAGTGAGATTGCACGGATCGCCTCGGAGCTGGAGTTAGCCGATTCGCTTCGCGAACAGGCGAGTTCCCTGTTCCGGACTGCACAGGACAATGACCTTCTCATCGGTCGGTCAATCGAGTCCATCGCGGCCGCGAGCGTGTACGCGATTTGCCGACTGAACGAAACGACACGAACTCTGGCGGAGGTCGCAGCCGTTACACCAGTCGGTGTAGGATGCGTCGAGAACGGCTACCGGACGCTCAACAGGAAACTTGCACTGCCCGTGCCACCGCAATCCCCGATCGCGTTCATTCCGTCGGTCGCCGACGAGTTCGAACTGCCTGCCCAGGTCGAACAGCGAGCACGGGAGTTCGCCGCCCGTGCCCACGACGAGGGGGTGAGCAGTGGAACCCATCCTGCAGGCTTTGGGGCGGCCTGTCTCGCGGTTGCCGCATCGTCCATGGCGGATCCACCGACACAACTAGCACTTGCTGATGCTGCAGACGTGTCGGCGGCAACGGTCCGGAATCATCGTGACCGACTCACCGCCTTCCTCACAGACGACGAATGA
- a CDS encoding twitching motility protein PilT: MTSAPRNAIVLNTTVLSNFAHVQRVELLETLPRLVTVPAVRTELEDGVETHSYLTNALTALDADIPVAELSPQAQTLEATFLERLDPGEAQAVAVAETVDGTVITDDGDARTTTIQRDIRLTGSIGLLVRFVESDLISAAAADTYLKRWIDEAGFHSPARDFETFLTD, from the coding sequence ATGACATCGGCACCACGTAATGCAATTGTTCTCAACACTACCGTGCTGTCGAACTTCGCACACGTCCAGCGCGTCGAACTGCTCGAAACCCTTCCTCGACTCGTCACTGTCCCTGCGGTCCGGACCGAACTCGAAGACGGTGTTGAAACCCATTCCTACTTAACAAACGCACTGACCGCCCTTGACGCGGATATTCCGGTTGCCGAACTGTCACCACAAGCCCAGACACTGGAGGCGACCTTCCTGGAACGACTCGACCCAGGTGAGGCACAGGCCGTAGCCGTTGCAGAGACCGTCGATGGGACCGTCATCACTGACGACGGCGATGCTCGTACAACCACGATCCAACGAGACATCAGATTAACCGGATCGATCGGCCTCCTCGTCCGTTTTGTCGAGAGCGATCTGATCTCCGCGGCGGCTGCAGATACGTATCTCAAACGCTGGATCGACGAAGCCGGGTTCCACTCGCCCGCTCGTGATTTTGAGACGTTCCTCACGGACTGA
- a CDS encoding hydantoinase B/oxoprolinase family protein codes for MSSEHESGENFPRMRREKEKVHEKQAQGDGIGWDGKTLREQFEELEQKTEETDHYAGFEKLEFKNEEPIKYEQMFAQLRGDLVTARETSKEVAATPIVEQEGELCYGLFTPEGDSIAVSTGIIVHIHTMSEAIKYMINHDYEESPGIEPGDIFVNNDTHVGDVHPCDIMTLIPIFHEGELVAWAGGVNHVIDAGAIGPGSMNVSQASRFGDGAYYTARKIGEDLEIYNSWKNDFPDKTRTPDFLKLDEKTRMTGCLMIRNAVNDIIDEYGIERFKQLSREAVEDGRRGFRSRIKKTMLPGTYRGASFVDALYEGQGNLTREYANENHLMHAPSELHVREDGSFQVSFEGANKWGWHPYNCTPAAIQGGIWVMLTQTVIPNSNVNDGAYYSCDFHLPVGSWANTQNTETAHAYAWHFLVSAWAPLWQHLSRGYYSRGFWEEINAGNANTSNWLQGGGIDQFDKLHAVNSFESACEGVGARYVEDGEPHAAAIWNPEGDMGDAEVWEMTEPLPFLGRAVKPNTGGAGRRAGGAGFESMRTVKDVSRWLLYEMGNGYMTSDGGLFGGYPAASGYILNAQDTDLEERFENGEDYPQHDLDPESGEFESKIDGEITRRPEGISTPKQFDDYDMYLNYLRGGSGLGDPLERDPEDVLSDIHDGYVLPRHAKDAYAVVVNKVDDEAKHNSAVQGEWELDEEATEELREERMDERAEKAQPVSEWYEQQRDRIQNEENLIDDVKKTYESSMRMSKQFADFYHEFWDLPEDFEFDLSEKAERSLNGRFKSGTKKKWKNPTKGHETWLGVGRDDEPEVPYTWTADRSIRDLPTPKASFGDTTVGKAMDDD; via the coding sequence ATGAGCTCAGAACACGAATCTGGGGAGAACTTCCCCCGCATGCGACGCGAGAAAGAGAAGGTTCACGAGAAACAGGCACAGGGCGATGGAATCGGTTGGGACGGCAAGACGCTCCGCGAACAGTTCGAAGAACTCGAACAGAAAACGGAGGAGACGGACCACTACGCCGGCTTCGAGAAACTCGAGTTCAAAAACGAGGAACCGATAAAGTACGAACAGATGTTCGCACAGTTGCGGGGCGACCTCGTGACTGCACGCGAGACCTCGAAAGAGGTGGCCGCAACACCGATCGTCGAACAGGAGGGGGAACTGTGTTATGGCCTGTTCACACCCGAGGGTGACTCTATCGCTGTCTCGACGGGTATCATCGTGCACATCCACACGATGAGTGAGGCCATCAAGTACATGATAAACCACGATTACGAGGAAAGCCCTGGTATCGAACCGGGGGACATCTTCGTTAACAATGACACGCACGTCGGGGACGTGCATCCGTGCGATATCATGACGCTTATTCCCATCTTCCATGAGGGAGAACTCGTCGCCTGGGCCGGCGGCGTCAACCACGTCATCGACGCTGGAGCGATCGGCCCTGGCAGCATGAACGTCTCCCAGGCCTCCCGCTTCGGTGACGGTGCCTACTACACGGCCCGCAAAATCGGCGAAGACCTCGAGATCTACAACTCCTGGAAGAACGACTTCCCGGACAAGACTCGGACGCCGGACTTCCTGAAACTCGACGAGAAGACTCGGATGACCGGCTGTCTGATGATCCGGAACGCGGTCAACGACATTATCGACGAGTACGGGATCGAGCGGTTCAAACAGCTCTCTCGGGAAGCAGTCGAAGACGGACGCCGGGGCTTCCGCAGCCGCATCAAGAAGACGATGCTGCCCGGTACCTACCGCGGTGCGTCTTTCGTCGATGCGCTTTATGAGGGCCAGGGAAACCTCACCCGCGAGTACGCGAATGAGAACCACCTCATGCACGCCCCATCAGAATTGCACGTCCGCGAGGACGGTTCGTTCCAGGTTTCCTTCGAGGGCGCAAACAAGTGGGGCTGGCATCCATACAACTGTACCCCAGCCGCCATTCAGGGCGGAATCTGGGTGATGCTCACGCAGACAGTCATCCCCAACTCGAACGTCAATGACGGCGCGTACTACAGTTGTGACTTCCACCTGCCGGTTGGGTCGTGGGCCAACACACAGAACACGGAAACGGCACACGCCTATGCCTGGCACTTCCTAGTCTCTGCCTGGGCCCCGCTCTGGCAGCACCTGTCCAGAGGCTACTACTCGCGTGGCTTCTGGGAGGAAATCAACGCCGGCAACGCGAACACGTCCAACTGGCTGCAAGGCGGTGGTATCGACCAGTTCGACAAACTCCACGCGGTCAACTCCTTCGAGTCCGCCTGTGAGGGCGTGGGCGCCCGGTACGTTGAAGACGGCGAACCCCACGCAGCCGCCATCTGGAACCCCGAAGGCGACATGGGCGACGCCGAAGTCTGGGAGATGACGGAGCCACTGCCGTTCCTCGGTCGAGCCGTGAAACCGAACACAGGCGGCGCTGGGCGCCGTGCCGGCGGCGCGGGCTTCGAGTCCATGCGGACGGTCAAGGACGTAAGCCGGTGGCTGCTGTACGAGATGGGCAACGGCTACATGACCAGCGACGGCGGTCTCTTCGGCGGGTATCCCGCTGCCTCGGGATATATACTGAACGCACAGGATACGGACCTTGAGGAGCGCTTCGAGAACGGCGAGGACTACCCACAGCACGACCTCGACCCCGAGAGCGGCGAGTTCGAGTCCAAAATCGACGGTGAGATCACCCGCCGCCCCGAAGGTATCAGTACGCCAAAGCAGTTCGACGACTACGATATGTACCTGAACTACCTCCGCGGTGGATCGGGACTTGGCGACCCGCTCGAACGTGACCCGGAAGACGTTCTTTCGGATATCCACGATGGGTACGTCCTTCCCCGACATGCGAAGGACGCCTACGCTGTCGTGGTGAACAAAGTCGACGACGAGGCAAAGCACAACTCCGCCGTCCAAGGCGAGTGGGAACTCGACGAAGAGGCAACTGAAGAACTCCGCGAAGAGCGGATGGACGAACGCGCCGAGAAGGCCCAGCCGGTGTCGGAGTGGTACGAACAACAACGCGACCGCATCCAGAACGAGGAGAACCTCATTGACGACGTGAAAAAGACCTACGAGAGCAGCATGCGGATGAGCAAGCAGTTCGCCGATTTCTACCACGAGTTCTGGGACCTTCCGGAGGACTTCGAGTTCGACCTCAGCGAGAAGGCAGAACGGTCTCTCAACGGCCGCTTCAAGTCGGGGACGAAAAAGAAGTGGAAGAACCCGACGAAAGGCCACGAGACGTGGCTCGGTGTCGGGCGCGACGACGAACCGGAGGTGCCGTACACGTGGACGGCCGATCGCTCGATTCGTGACCTGCCGACCCCGAAGGCTTCGTTCGGCGACACGACGGTCGGAAAAGCAATGGACGACGACTGA
- a CDS encoding acetone carboxylase subunit gamma yields the protein MPESYPREHIEDLVDDNLEWNQLHNMMSDFKDADRFQQVRDVLQERVDWDDPIVIPYADHLYVVAKSEDRWVIKCDCGHEFCEHDQNWKADALINVRDSEEEYLEIYPADMHPHPDYMELREFFCPGCKTLLEVTNVMPGYPLIHEFEPDIETFYEDWIDEPIPTPEGQSA from the coding sequence ATGCCAGAATCCTACCCACGCGAACACATCGAAGACCTCGTCGACGACAACCTAGAGTGGAATCAGCTGCACAACATGATGAGCGATTTCAAGGACGCGGACCGGTTCCAGCAAGTCCGCGACGTCCTGCAGGAGCGGGTCGACTGGGACGACCCGATTGTCATCCCGTACGCGGACCACCTGTACGTCGTCGCGAAGTCAGAGGACCGGTGGGTCATCAAGTGCGACTGTGGCCACGAGTTCTGCGAGCACGACCAGAACTGGAAAGCAGACGCACTCATCAACGTCCGGGACTCCGAGGAGGAGTATCTCGAAATCTACCCCGCGGACATGCACCCACACCCTGATTACATGGAACTGCGCGAGTTCTTCTGTCCGGGCTGCAAGACGCTGCTCGAAGTGACCAACGTCATGCCGGGGTACCCGCTCATCCACGAGTTCGAGCCGGACATCGAGACGTTCTACGAGGACTGGATCGACGAGCCGATTCCGACGCCAGAGGGGCAGTCGGCGTAA
- a CDS encoding OB-fold nucleic acid binding domain-containing protein, which produces MSNKKVIRDKRTVAQKRKDEKRGWVVDETPELRRSVEQEIQGKVDTNHPDSCRASMTLAQEEEAMARDIEIARTRARVGEQIEMREAGSRHAVQEARQQARERFDERAASVDRWQDPAKDDPREMLSQSNLAMVNRQAARLAEQLDGWTRAAISRRLAERVADGRGMTDAVVDVYDELDQAAGTVIPIAKVGEVNRGEVSIEGRVAQLWDPSSPTIQNVGLLEDESGRTRVTIWKASEAPWIEEGDKVRIHGASVNWYEGRASLAVTGWSSIHFPERGRWWE; this is translated from the coding sequence ATGTCAAATAAGAAGGTCATTCGTGATAAGCGTACGGTCGCACAGAAGCGAAAAGACGAGAAGCGCGGTTGGGTCGTCGACGAGACACCCGAACTGCGGCGGTCGGTCGAACAGGAGATTCAGGGAAAAGTCGATACGAACCACCCGGACAGTTGTCGGGCGAGCATGACGCTGGCACAGGAAGAGGAAGCGATGGCGCGGGACATCGAGATCGCACGAACTCGGGCCCGGGTCGGCGAGCAAATTGAAATGCGGGAAGCGGGGTCGCGACATGCAGTGCAGGAGGCGAGGCAGCAGGCACGAGAGCGGTTCGACGAGCGGGCCGCGAGCGTGGACCGATGGCAGGATCCAGCGAAGGACGACCCCCGAGAGATGCTCTCGCAGTCGAACCTCGCAATGGTCAACAGGCAGGCAGCGCGGTTGGCGGAGCAACTCGATGGCTGGACGCGGGCGGCGATCAGTCGGCGGCTGGCCGAGCGGGTTGCAGACGGCCGTGGAATGACGGATGCAGTCGTCGATGTCTACGACGAACTGGATCAGGCGGCTGGGACAGTCATTCCCATTGCGAAAGTTGGAGAAGTCAATCGCGGTGAAGTGAGCATCGAAGGCCGGGTGGCACAGTTGTGGGATCCCTCGAGCCCCACAATACAGAACGTTGGACTACTCGAGGATGAGAGCGGCAGAACGCGTGTGACAATCTGGAAGGCCTCAGAAGCTCCCTGGATCGAGGAAGGGGATAAGGTCCGTATTCACGGGGCCTCGGTGAACTGGTACGAGGGACGCGCCTCGCTGGCCGTCACCGGCTGGTCATCCATCCATTTCCCCGAACGCGGTCGGTGGTGGGAGTAA
- a CDS encoding ArdC-like ssDNA-binding domain-containing protein yields MASNTTSRVEFPSSDTRTDEMHRTIEQWAQDLTEQVDDAKASEQFQAWLDVQSRFHDYSYRNTLLIARQCPEATKVAGYRTWQEEFDRQVQDGEQAIWIWAPIIAKQCPGCGNSPNYHADTDCEYDETPPDEWSEGPVAFKPVPVFDISQTEGEPLPELDTDARGDATDLFPAVTGAADTLGVQVAVVDAEEWQHGAAEGICRSVDDEEEYDAAIEIKARESAAAMAAVLVHEYAHALLHKGVTDKPERTKREVEAESVAYVVGRHFGLDMSGSALYLAAWESEEPDTILDRLGRISRTATEVIEAVEECQRR; encoded by the coding sequence ATGGCTTCGAACACGACCTCGCGAGTGGAGTTTCCCTCCAGTGACACTCGCACCGATGAGATGCATCGCACGATCGAACAGTGGGCACAGGACCTGACCGAACAGGTCGACGACGCAAAGGCAAGCGAGCAGTTCCAGGCATGGCTTGACGTCCAGAGTCGCTTCCACGATTATTCGTATCGGAACACACTGTTAATCGCCCGGCAGTGTCCCGAGGCGACGAAAGTCGCCGGCTACCGGACGTGGCAGGAGGAGTTCGACAGACAGGTCCAAGACGGTGAGCAGGCCATCTGGATCTGGGCACCCATCATCGCCAAGCAGTGTCCGGGCTGTGGCAACTCCCCCAACTACCACGCTGACACTGACTGTGAGTACGACGAGACGCCACCCGACGAGTGGTCGGAGGGGCCTGTGGCGTTCAAACCCGTCCCCGTCTTTGATATCTCACAGACTGAGGGCGAACCCCTGCCAGAACTGGACACGGACGCACGCGGAGACGCCACAGATCTGTTTCCAGCAGTCACTGGAGCAGCGGACACGCTGGGGGTGCAGGTAGCTGTCGTTGATGCAGAGGAGTGGCAACACGGCGCTGCCGAAGGCATCTGTCGCTCGGTCGACGATGAAGAAGAGTACGACGCTGCCATTGAGATCAAAGCTCGGGAGAGTGCTGCCGCGATGGCTGCGGTCCTTGTCCATGAATACGCCCACGCATTACTTCATAAGGGCGTCACAGACAAACCTGAGCGGACGAAACGAGAGGTCGAAGCCGAATCGGTCGCCTACGTCGTGGGCCGACACTTCGGACTAGACATGAGCGGGTCAGCCCTGTACCTCGCCGCATGGGAGTCCGAAGAACCTGACACGATTCTGGACCGCCTCGGTCGAATCAGTCGAACCGCGACCGAGGTAATCGAAGCCGTCGAAGAGTGCCAACGCAGGTGA
- a CDS encoding excalibur calcium-binding domain-containing protein translates to MRKGRLLVIGVSLVALASGVTGLLNGNISQGVFAVGLCLVLGYSLKISTAEDPVAGGIVFVVLLVVLGGIVGAIGLVPPLDTGDVLDSEDTEPSPTPEPSAIKTDTTNAGASGYSGDYDCDDFSSQSAAQDVYEESGGAHGLDGDDDGKACENLP, encoded by the coding sequence ATGCGCAAAGGACGGCTGCTCGTTATCGGTGTCAGTCTCGTGGCGTTAGCGAGTGGCGTAACCGGTCTCTTGAATGGAAACATCAGTCAGGGCGTGTTCGCGGTTGGCCTGTGCCTCGTACTCGGGTATTCGTTGAAGATCTCGACGGCCGAAGACCCAGTCGCTGGTGGGATTGTGTTCGTTGTGCTTCTCGTTGTACTGGGTGGCATTGTCGGCGCTATTGGCCTTGTGCCACCACTGGACACCGGCGATGTCCTCGACTCGGAAGACACAGAGCCCAGTCCGACACCTGAGCCGAGTGCGATCAAAACGGACACAACCAATGCTGGGGCGTCCGGATACAGTGGTGACTACGATTGTGACGATTTCTCATCACAGTCGGCTGCCCAGGATGTCTACGAGGAATCTGGTGGTGCACATGGGCTGGACGGTGACGATGATGGGAAAGCGTGTGAGAATCTCCCCTGA
- a CDS encoding hydantoinase/oxoprolinase family protein, producing the protein MASSEDDPSDHHNAEILSIDAGGTMTDTFLMDSNGEFTVGKAKTTPDDESRGFIKSSQDALEDWGLTVKEGFPNLVSTVYSGTAMLNRLVERESEVDVGILITGGMEDTLRMGRGRQSYTGYSYSDRLHVNTHKHPEPLIPRNQIRGVRERIDVKGNTLVPLYEDDVREGVNDLLDQDVDHIVVMYLHSYKNGDHEHRTQEIAEEIIDEREMDTTVMLSSEYYPTLKESERLNTVTAEAFAAEPSRDQLTNIQDSVDEQGGNVGVRVMASHGGTIDIHANELARTLISGPIGGMIGANYFGEKLDYENLVCTDIGGTSFDMGIIIGNDWQIDYSPEMARLLLSLPMVNMESVGAGTGSYVRVNPTFDKIELGPESAGDQVGVSAVETDVETVTVTDCHVAMGWINPENFLGGDMPIDRDVAEREIKEQIADPLGMGVYEAAQGVIDILESKLRNDLEAVVTGEGYAPSNFKCLSYGGGGPVHTAGYTKDLGFDEVLIPEWAAGFSAFGCGAADYEYRYDQTTSIDVDPDLSMEEAAETAGQELTEVWKNLEQKVEAEFENSNIGRSEIEFQYNILGQYQGQLNSIDIESPVSRVDTPEKLERLLDTFEEEYRRTYSEEARSPELGHTVTQASVRGVRDVVKPEIPTEETQGPEPPEEAFKETREAYWDGEWMETEIYDLHALQPGNELTGPAVMEGAATTYALPPDCETYLDEHRVHHLTRTE; encoded by the coding sequence ATGGCAAGTTCAGAAGACGATCCCTCGGACCACCACAACGCAGAGATCCTGTCAATCGACGCTGGCGGGACGATGACAGATACGTTCCTCATGGACTCCAACGGTGAGTTCACTGTTGGAAAAGCAAAGACCACACCGGATGACGAATCGCGGGGGTTCATCAAGTCCTCACAAGATGCCCTTGAGGACTGGGGCCTGACTGTCAAGGAGGGGTTCCCGAATCTCGTGTCGACAGTGTACTCGGGCACCGCAATGCTGAATCGGCTCGTCGAACGCGAGAGTGAGGTCGATGTGGGGATTCTCATTACCGGCGGGATGGAAGACACACTCCGAATGGGGCGTGGCCGGCAGTCGTACACCGGCTACTCATATTCGGATCGGCTCCACGTCAACACCCACAAACACCCCGAGCCATTAATCCCGCGGAACCAGATCCGTGGCGTCAGAGAGCGTATTGACGTCAAAGGGAACACACTGGTTCCGCTGTACGAAGACGATGTTCGAGAGGGGGTCAATGACCTGCTCGACCAGGATGTCGACCACATCGTCGTGATGTACCTCCATTCCTACAAAAACGGTGACCACGAACACCGGACCCAGGAGATAGCCGAGGAGATCATCGACGAACGCGAGATGGACACGACGGTGATGCTGTCGAGCGAATACTACCCGACACTGAAAGAATCGGAGCGGCTGAACACCGTCACTGCAGAAGCGTTCGCCGCTGAGCCATCCAGAGATCAGCTAACGAATATTCAAGACTCCGTTGACGAACAGGGCGGGAACGTCGGCGTACGTGTGATGGCGAGCCACGGCGGGACTATCGATATCCACGCCAACGAACTAGCCCGGACGCTCATTTCGGGCCCGATCGGCGGGATGATCGGTGCCAACTATTTCGGGGAAAAACTCGACTACGAGAATCTGGTATGTACCGACATCGGTGGGACCAGCTTCGACATGGGCATCATCATCGGGAACGACTGGCAGATCGACTACAGCCCGGAGATGGCCCGTCTCCTCTTATCGCTGCCGATGGTCAACATGGAGAGTGTCGGGGCGGGCACGGGCAGCTACGTGCGGGTTAACCCGACGTTCGACAAAATCGAACTGGGCCCTGAGAGCGCCGGCGACCAGGTCGGCGTCAGCGCGGTCGAAACGGATGTCGAGACGGTAACCGTAACAGACTGTCACGTCGCGATGGGCTGGATCAACCCCGAGAACTTCCTCGGCGGAGACATGCCTATCGACCGCGACGTGGCCGAGCGAGAAATCAAAGAACAAATCGCCGACCCGCTCGGCATGGGTGTCTACGAAGCCGCACAGGGTGTCATCGACATTCTGGAGAGTAAGCTCCGGAACGACCTCGAAGCGGTCGTGACCGGTGAAGGGTACGCACCGTCGAATTTCAAGTGTCTCTCGTACGGTGGAGGCGGCCCTGTCCACACCGCCGGCTACACCAAAGACCTGGGTTTCGACGAAGTGCTCATCCCCGAGTGGGCGGCTGGCTTTTCGGCGTTTGGCTGTGGCGCTGCCGACTACGAGTACCGGTACGACCAGACGACGAGTATCGACGTCGATCCGGACCTCTCGATGGAGGAAGCGGCCGAAACCGCCGGCCAGGAACTCACCGAGGTCTGGAAAAACCTCGAACAGAAAGTCGAAGCCGAGTTCGAGAACAGCAATATCGGCCGGAGCGAGATAGAGTTCCAGTACAACATTCTCGGACAGTATCAGGGACAGCTCAACAGCATCGACATTGAGTCACCGGTCAGCCGCGTCGACACCCCGGAGAAGCTCGAACGGCTGCTGGACACCTTTGAGGAGGAATACCGGCGCACGTACTCCGAGGAGGCCCGGTCTCCGGAGCTCGGGCACACTGTCACGCAGGCCTCGGTCCGCGGCGTCCGGGACGTTGTCAAGCCGGAGATCCCCACGGAGGAAACCCAGGGTCCGGAACCGCCCGAGGAGGCGTTCAAAGAGACCCGGGAGGCGTACTGGGATGGCGAGTGGATGGAGACCGAGATTTACGACCTCCACGCGCTCCAGCCAGGGAATGAACTCACTGGCCCCGCCGTGATGGAGGGTGCCGCGACGACCTACGCGCTCCCGCCGGACTGTGAGACCTACCTCGACGAGCACCGTGTCCACCACCTGACCAGGACCGAGTAA
- a CDS encoding winged helix-turn-helix domain-containing protein yields MPVDFESYHPNDLPDEDTNGRRILEFLASHHKLGFRASELAEELDIPRGSVGTTLRRLEQRGLIRHKGKYWAINVEAYDAHTASVIGLQAVADQFEGDYYDQNSDWDSDLPDLDTEQTDE; encoded by the coding sequence ATGCCTGTTGATTTTGAGAGTTACCATCCGAACGACTTGCCAGACGAGGACACTAACGGACGTCGCATCCTCGAGTTTCTCGCCAGCCACCACAAACTCGGGTTCCGGGCGAGTGAGCTTGCCGAGGAACTTGATATTCCCCGTGGGAGCGTCGGCACGACGCTTCGCCGACTCGAACAACGGGGGCTCATCCGGCACAAAGGCAAGTACTGGGCGATCAACGTCGAAGCATACGATGCCCATACGGCCAGTGTAATCGGACTACAAGCTGTCGCGGACCAGTTCGAGGGAGACTATTACGACCAGAACTCGGATTGGGATTCGGACCTTCCTGATCTCGATACTGAGCAGACTGACGAGTGA
- a CDS encoding 2Fe-2S iron-sulfur cluster-binding protein: MKCSLGHCDEKTTIEVERGTTLRDALLQRGSLVYGTVSQYANCGGRGLCSTCTVEVDPAPEPTHWHDAAAVRFGYPRLSRCIEVERPLTVRLLEKHIWGQVLPRQISSE; this comes from the coding sequence ATAAAATGTTCACTCGGACACTGTGATGAAAAGACGACTATCGAGGTTGAACGGGGTACCACCCTCCGAGATGCGCTACTGCAGCGCGGCTCCCTTGTATACGGGACTGTCTCGCAGTACGCCAACTGTGGCGGCCGCGGTCTCTGTTCGACCTGTACTGTCGAAGTCGATCCTGCCCCGGAACCGACACACTGGCACGATGCGGCAGCGGTTCGGTTTGGCTATCCGCGGCTCTCCCGCTGTATCGAGGTAGAACGCCCGCTGACAGTCCGCCTACTCGAAAAGCACATTTGGGGGCAGGTCCTCCCACGGCAGATTTCCTCAGAGTAG
- a CDS encoding UPF0175 family protein, with protein MPRTTATIPDDLTDLMEGAIKAGIFENKSDAVRHVLREYFDEHENARIAAAVSLYEDEAITLGTAARLAGMNRFEMRDVLREEGIELRFGPEDMDAARDEIDVARNLE; from the coding sequence ATGCCCCGGACCACCGCCACCATTCCCGACGATCTCACTGATCTCATGGAGGGCGCTATCAAAGCAGGCATTTTCGAGAACAAGAGCGACGCGGTCCGTCACGTCTTACGCGAATACTTCGATGAACACGAGAATGCACGAATCGCTGCCGCGGTGTCACTATACGAGGACGAAGCCATAACTCTCGGGACTGCTGCTCGGCTTGCAGGTATGAACCGCTTCGAGATGCGGGATGTCCTCCGCGAAGAGGGGATCGAACTTCGCTTTGGCCCCGAAGACATGGACGCTGCGCGTGACGAGATCGATGTCGCTCGGAATCTTGAATGA